The Hyphomonadaceae bacterium ML37 genome includes a region encoding these proteins:
- a CDS encoding tetratricopeptide repeat protein — MDVSGLWLWLAPRVDPLVQAAAATIVAFALGFVAFIIFRFFGGRFLEQIVVPAARSVDGLLNRIAPRTGIQLEHFWMRWGVYWLVFIGLAGVGTLAPTPLGLVAVLAALIAILAIYRQWEHDETERRMLEDAGDTIPFRNDYRNELLISLVVMMGFFALGFARLEELYPLYAGDPHLPLASTAMFIWGEFLKAVPLVDAAEIYGWRNISGLEASGGVGRSATFILRVVFDLVIIAALIRMVDIIRRITSGLDLRQIERDLATGDIASINAAIARLEELALRGRTNALRALTDIALARRSDERLTDLDLRERAAIALLAVTDRRGDIAIGFVVIESLHALDSLRNRSVSPAEWAMTKKNLGNALRVLGSMAGDPSRLEAAIEALNSALDYYSHEPDLTTWAITKSGLGNALQELGKIRGDQSMLENAVQAYSSALDVLTRETHPTDWAATQINMGLALQGLGWITGNPELLEDAAHAYRNALEVYTRQTNLVGWATTQNNLGLVLLSLGRMVGKIARVEEAVEAHCSVLEVYSRESNPAGWAITQHHIGNALAGLGEMTGHPAPLEKAIIAYKLALEVRTRAANPAGWAATQNNLGLALALLGEMVTGVTHLTAAIEAFRCALAVRTREANAAKWAMIQANLGNVLVDLGTVTSDETYLYEAVQVCRNALEIFTLEEMPTDWVMAQNTLALALRSIGEMHEDRNLVENAIEILTITSTAPIVLKNSMLFAMTQTNLGRALQILGEMAADPTRLQAAANAYRNALKIYTPEASPAHWGIAQEKLGDTLVSLGRMARSPSHLAEAKAVFEALATFRKERGEAKKAHAARERIREIERLLREMPTAAPPSAASD, encoded by the coding sequence ATGGACGTATCCGGGCTCTGGCTCTGGTTGGCTCCTAGGGTTGATCCGCTGGTGCAAGCCGCCGCGGCAACGATCGTAGCGTTCGCCCTTGGCTTCGTCGCCTTCATCATCTTTCGCTTCTTCGGAGGCCGGTTTCTGGAGCAAATTGTCGTTCCAGCGGCGCGGTCCGTCGATGGATTGCTAAATCGCATAGCTCCTCGGACGGGCATCCAGCTTGAACATTTCTGGATGCGCTGGGGCGTATACTGGCTTGTTTTTATCGGACTGGCGGGAGTCGGCACCCTTGCCCCCACGCCGCTTGGTCTGGTGGCTGTCTTGGCTGCGCTGATCGCCATACTCGCCATCTACCGTCAATGGGAGCATGACGAAACAGAGCGGCGCATGCTGGAAGATGCAGGCGACACCATTCCTTTCCGAAATGACTACCGCAACGAGCTTCTGATCAGCCTGGTCGTCATGATGGGCTTTTTCGCGTTGGGATTTGCCAGGCTCGAGGAGCTTTACCCACTCTATGCCGGCGATCCGCATCTGCCCTTAGCTTCAACGGCAATGTTCATATGGGGCGAGTTTCTGAAAGCCGTCCCGCTGGTCGATGCCGCGGAGATTTATGGCTGGAGGAACATCAGCGGCCTTGAAGCGTCAGGTGGTGTCGGCCGGTCTGCCACCTTTATCCTCAGGGTTGTATTCGATCTGGTCATCATCGCTGCCCTTATTCGTATGGTAGACATTATCCGGCGGATCACCAGCGGGCTTGACCTGCGCCAGATTGAGCGTGACTTGGCGACAGGCGACATCGCCTCGATCAATGCAGCCATTGCAAGGCTTGAAGAACTCGCCCTTCGAGGGCGCACGAACGCTTTACGGGCGCTGACCGATATCGCTCTGGCTCGCAGGAGCGACGAGCGGTTAACAGACTTGGACCTGCGCGAGCGAGCAGCAATTGCCCTATTGGCTGTAACCGATCGGCGCGGCGACATCGCTATCGGTTTTGTTGTAATCGAAAGCCTTCATGCGCTTGACAGTCTCCGGAACCGCAGTGTGAGCCCCGCAGAATGGGCCATGACAAAGAAAAATCTGGGCAATGCACTTCGAGTGCTTGGCTCGATGGCGGGGGACCCTAGTCGGCTTGAGGCAGCAATAGAGGCGTTAAATAGCGCATTGGATTATTATTCCCATGAGCCTGATTTGACGACATGGGCCATTACAAAATCAGGCCTCGGCAACGCGCTTCAGGAGCTTGGCAAGATAAGAGGCGATCAATCCATGCTAGAGAACGCCGTTCAAGCTTATTCCAGCGCACTTGATGTCCTTACGCGAGAGACACACCCGACGGACTGGGCAGCGACGCAGATCAATATGGGATTGGCCCTGCAGGGACTTGGATGGATAACTGGCAACCCGGAGCTACTGGAAGATGCCGCTCATGCTTACCGCAATGCTTTGGAAGTTTACACGAGGCAGACCAACCTGGTCGGATGGGCTACGACGCAGAACAATTTGGGTCTGGTGCTCCTTTCATTAGGCCGGATGGTCGGCAAGATCGCTAGGGTGGAGGAAGCAGTAGAGGCTCATTGTAGCGTTCTCGAAGTGTATTCTCGTGAGTCAAACCCTGCTGGTTGGGCGATCACGCAGCACCATATAGGTAACGCCCTTGCAGGTCTGGGCGAAATGACTGGGCACCCAGCGCCATTGGAAAAGGCTATAATAGCCTATAAACTGGCTTTGGAAGTACGCACCCGTGCAGCTAACCCTGCTGGCTGGGCAGCAACTCAAAATAATTTGGGTCTTGCGCTTGCGCTTTTGGGTGAGATGGTGACGGGAGTCACGCATTTGACGGCGGCCATTGAGGCATTCCGGTGCGCGCTGGCAGTTCGAACACGTGAGGCCAATGCGGCAAAGTGGGCGATGATCCAAGCTAACCTTGGAAATGTCCTTGTGGATCTTGGCACAGTCACGAGCGATGAGACTTACTTGTATGAGGCTGTTCAGGTATGTCGAAACGCCTTGGAGATTTTTACACTAGAAGAGATGCCAACGGACTGGGTTATGGCTCAAAACACACTGGCCCTTGCTTTGCGAAGCATTGGGGAAATGCATGAAGATCGCAATTTGGTTGAAAATGCAATTGAGATTTTAACAATAACCTCGACAGCTCCCATCGTGCTCAAAAATTCTATGCTTTTTGCGATGACGCAGACCAACCTTGGCCGCGCGTTGCAAATTCTGGGAGAAATGGCGGCTGATCCAACGCGCCTTCAAGCAGCAGCCAATGCCTACCGAAACGCCTTGAAAATCTACACGCCTGAGGCCAGTCCCGCACACTGGGGAATAGCACAGGAGAAGCTTGGCGATACGCTTGTGTCTCTCGGGCGGATGGCAAGAAGTCCAAGCCACCTTGCGGAAGCCAAGGCTGTATTTGAGGCGCTTGCAACCTTCCGGAAGGAGCGAGGCGAAGCCAAGAAAGCTCACGCAGCGCGAGAAAGGATCAGGGAAATCGAACGATTGTTGAGAGAGATGCCGACCGCAGCACCACCAAGTGCAGCATCTGACTGA
- a CDS encoding IS5 family transposase (programmed frameshift), translating into MVLVRGLMTDEEWAFFAPFVVATGGKRGRPPSDHRRVLDGVFWIARTGAPWRDLHDYFGPWTRVYRQFRRWTLSGVWEVMLEALGESGAVPDSLQMVDSTIVRAHHQAAGAKRGTQKQGFGRSKGGFTTKIHLRTNAEGLPIAAEITGGEVSDYKGYEAVMAAHGPVPRVLLADKGYDSDNIRTSLEAAGAVPMIPARRNRKNPVQIDDFVYGLRNRIERCFNKLRCSRRLATRYDKTADSYLGFIHLASIRLWFRYFVNST; encoded by the exons GTGGTCTTGGTTCGCGGTTTGATGACGGACGAGGAGTGGGCGTTCTTTGCGCCTTTCGTGGTGGCGACCGGAGGCAAGCGGGGCCGCCCGCCTTCTGATCATCGCCGCGTGCTGGACGGCGTGTTCTGGATCGCGCGCACCGGCGCGCCCTGGCGTGATCTTCACGACTATTTCGGTCCGTGGACGCGGGTCTACCGCCAGTTCCGCCGCTGGACGCTGTCAGGCGTGTGGGAGGTGATGTTGGAAGCGCTGGGCGAGAGCGGGGCCGTACCCGACAGTCTTCAAATGGTCGATTCCACTATCGTTCGCGCGCACCATCAGGCTGCGGGCGCTA AAAGGGGGACTCAAAAACAGGGTTTTGGGCGCTCAAAAGGTGGCTTCACGACCAAAATACACCTTCGCACCAACGCTGAAGGGCTGCCCATAGCCGCTGAGATCACCGGCGGTGAAGTCTCCGACTACAAAGGTTATGAGGCGGTGATGGCCGCGCATGGCCCAGTCCCGCGCGTCCTGCTGGCCGACAAAGGCTATGACAGCGACAATATCCGAACATCGCTGGAAGCCGCCGGCGCCGTGCCGATGATCCCGGCGCGCCGAAACCGCAAGAACCCCGTCCAGATCGACGACTTCGTCTATGGGCTGAGAAACCGCATCGAGCGGTGCTTCAACAAGCTGCGCTGCTCACGCCGCCTCGCCACACGCTACGACAAGACCGCCGACAGCTATCTCGGCTTCATCCATCTCGCTTCAATCCGCCTGTGGTTCCGGTACTTTGTCAACAGCACCTAG